The following proteins are encoded in a genomic region of Chloracidobacterium sp.:
- a CDS encoding metallophosphoesterase, whose amino-acid sequence MKMPRRRLLRLIGLLFIAAAACLAYSYFIEPHRLVVRNTEIRVKGLDRTLDGLRITVISDIHAGSNAVDHAYIENLVQTVNAQNADLIVILGDFVAQTHSAEPAGRRALRMPVDEIGKALSGLHANIGVFAVLGNHDGWYSDDEVAAALSRNGIRVLQNEIAAVQYNGTAFRLLGLRDHMHIKTWSRWNTDIEKVVTEAGGSGDLIVLEHSPDVLPIMAGSPLLSSQMRLFLAGHTHGGQVWLPILGRPMIPSSYGQKFAYGHIREKGIDMFVTGGVGTSILPFRFMVPPEIVVLTLRPEQSV is encoded by the coding sequence GCCTACAGCTACTTTATTGAGCCGCACCGCCTCGTTGTAAGAAATACAGAGATCAGAGTGAAAGGGCTCGACAGAACTCTCGATGGTTTGCGAATCACGGTCATCTCCGACATTCACGCGGGTTCGAACGCAGTTGATCATGCCTATATCGAAAATTTAGTTCAGACCGTAAACGCTCAAAACGCTGATCTTATCGTTATTCTGGGTGACTTTGTTGCTCAGACGCATTCTGCCGAACCCGCTGGGCGGCGAGCGCTTCGAATGCCGGTTGATGAGATCGGAAAAGCCCTGTCAGGCCTCCATGCCAATATCGGTGTTTTTGCGGTGCTGGGAAATCATGACGGCTGGTATAGCGATGATGAGGTTGCTGCGGCCCTCTCACGGAACGGGATACGCGTATTGCAGAACGAAATAGCGGCGGTTCAATATAACGGAACCGCCTTCCGATTGCTCGGGCTTCGGGATCATATGCATATAAAAACGTGGAGCCGGTGGAATACGGACATTGAGAAAGTGGTTACCGAGGCGGGTGGATCCGGCGACCTCATCGTGTTGGAACACAGTCCTGACGTGCTGCCTATAATGGCGGGTTCGCCCTTGCTTTCGTCACAAATGCGACTATTCCTGGCCGGCCACACACACGGCGGGCAGGTTTGGCTTCCGATATTAGGCCGCCCGATGATACCTTCAAGCTACGGCCAGAAGTTCGCGTACGGCCATATACGCGAAAAGGGAATTGATATGTTCGTCACGGGCGGCGTCGGAACGAGTATCCTGCCGTTCCGCTTTATGGTGCCGCCTGAGATCGTCGTGCTGACCTTGCGGCCTGAGCAGTCGGTATAA
- a CDS encoding alkaline phosphatase family protein has translation MKIIRRYLYTLVLVAVAVASAAAQKPIKDLKPTVILLSLDGFRYDYIDKFKPSALKKIAKGGVRARWMIPSFPTKTFPNHYAIATGLYPEHNGIVENNIWDFGVVFGMSKREEVQNGRWWLGEPIWVTAEKQGQRAAAFFFPGTESEIQGRQPTFWKQYDGKIPNEERVDTVLGWLDLPVDKRPTMYTMYFSDTDDAGHKYSPDSQQVADAVKKVNGDVQRLLDGLKKRKINKKVNLIIVSDHGMATVDQRNAVVLDDYFNFDDAERILWTGEIVQIFPKQGKQDEILQKLHQPGIHTTCWAKKDIPARLNYQDSPRIAPIVCSSDLGWVMTSRDRNEKNKKRADYLQLGGAHGYDNKYQEMQAIFIARGPAFKKGYVAQPFENVEVYNIMCKILGLTPAPNDGNIEHVTALLR, from the coding sequence ATGAAGATCATAAGACGTTACTTGTACACTCTCGTTTTGGTTGCTGTTGCGGTCGCTTCCGCGGCGGCGCAAAAGCCGATCAAGGACCTGAAACCGACGGTCATTCTGCTCTCGCTGGACGGTTTTCGATACGACTACATCGACAAGTTCAAGCCCTCAGCACTCAAGAAGATCGCAAAGGGCGGCGTGCGTGCAAGATGGATGATCCCTTCGTTCCCGACAAAGACCTTTCCGAATCACTATGCGATCGCGACTGGCCTTTATCCCGAACATAACGGCATTGTCGAGAATAATATCTGGGACTTTGGTGTTGTATTTGGAATGTCGAAACGCGAAGAGGTGCAGAACGGCCGTTGGTGGCTTGGCGAACCGATTTGGGTTACCGCCGAAAAGCAGGGGCAAAGGGCCGCGGCATTCTTCTTCCCCGGAACCGAGAGCGAGATACAAGGGCGGCAGCCGACCTTTTGGAAACAATACGACGGCAAGATCCCGAATGAAGAGCGTGTCGATACCGTGCTAGGCTGGCTCGACCTTCCTGTTGACAAGCGGCCGACGATGTACACGATGTACTTTAGCGATACCGATGACGCCGGGCATAAATATTCTCCGGATTCGCAGCAAGTTGCTGATGCGGTGAAAAAGGTCAACGGTGATGTGCAGAGGCTCTTGGACGGCCTGAAAAAGCGAAAGATCAACAAGAAGGTGAATCTTATCATCGTCTCTGACCACGGAATGGCAACCGTCGATCAGCGGAACGCCGTTGTGCTGGATGATTACTTCAATTTTGACGATGCTGAACGCATCCTATGGACGGGCGAGATCGTTCAGATCTTTCCGAAGCAAGGCAAACAGGACGAGATCCTGCAAAAGCTACATCAGCCCGGCATTCACACGACCTGCTGGGCAAAAAAGGATATACCCGCGAGGCTGAACTATCAGGACAGCCCGCGTATCGCACCGATAGTCTGCTCGTCAGACCTCGGCTGGGTGATGACGAGCCGCGACCGTAATGAAAAGAACAAAAAGCGTGCTGATTATCTCCAACTGGGCGGTGCACACGGCTACGACAACAAATATCAGGAGATGCAGGCGATATTTATCGCCCGCGGGCCGGCGTTCAAGAAAGGCTACGTTGCACAGCCGTTCGAGAATGTCGAGGTCTATAACATTATGTGCAAGATCCTGGGGCTTACACCGGCTCCTAACGACGGCAATATAGAACACGTAACGGCACTCTTGAGGTAA
- the asnS gene encoding asparagine--tRNA ligase, with protein sequence MAQTYINQLNNKIGETVTLKGWLYNSRSSGKLVFLQLRDGTGIVQCVVFKGNDEAVFETAKGLGQESSIIVTGTVKEDTRSTIGVELDVTAVEVLQNTHDYPITPKEHGTDFLMDHRHLWIRSKKQHAVLKIRHTVIKATRDYFDGNGFTLADTPIFTPAACEGTTTLFEVDYFGDDKAYLTQSGQLYNEATAAAFGKSYAFGPTFRAEKSKTRRHLTEFWMVEPEVAYAGYEDMMELGEGLILAIVKRVLADRQEELATLERDVSKLEAITAPFPRLHYDDAVKMLQDGHAKGELENRFEWGGDFGAPDETYLSNQFGKPVFVHHFPAAIKGFYFEVDKDDPKYALGIDLLAPEGYGEIIGGGERAASLEYLETQLKRHDLPQEVFEWYLDLRRYGSVPHAGFGMGIERCTAWMAGIEHVRETIPFPRMLYRLRP encoded by the coding sequence ATGGCACAAACTTATATCAACCAACTTAACAATAAGATCGGCGAAACGGTCACGCTGAAAGGCTGGCTTTATAACTCGCGTTCGAGCGGAAAGCTCGTGTTCCTGCAGCTTCGCGACGGAACCGGCATCGTGCAATGCGTCGTTTTCAAAGGCAATGACGAGGCCGTTTTTGAAACGGCGAAGGGCCTCGGGCAGGAAAGCTCGATCATCGTTACGGGTACCGTAAAGGAGGATACTCGTTCGACGATCGGCGTCGAACTCGACGTAACCGCCGTCGAAGTGCTTCAGAATACACACGACTATCCGATAACCCCGAAAGAACACGGCACGGACTTCCTTATGGATCATCGGCACCTCTGGATACGTTCAAAGAAGCAGCACGCCGTGCTGAAGATCCGCCATACCGTTATCAAGGCCACGCGGGACTACTTTGACGGCAACGGATTCACGCTCGCCGATACGCCGATCTTTACGCCGGCCGCGTGCGAGGGCACGACGACCCTTTTCGAAGTGGATTACTTCGGCGACGACAAGGCCTACCTTACGCAGAGCGGCCAGCTCTATAACGAAGCAACGGCCGCGGCCTTTGGCAAGTCGTACGCATTCGGGCCCACGTTCCGCGCCGAGAAATCAAAGACGCGACGGCATCTTACCGAGTTCTGGATGGTCGAGCCTGAGGTCGCATACGCAGGCTACGAGGATATGATGGAACTCGGCGAAGGCCTCATTCTTGCTATCGTCAAGCGTGTCCTTGCCGATCGGCAGGAGGAACTTGCAACTCTCGAACGCGATGTGTCGAAGCTGGAGGCCATTACGGCACCGTTTCCGCGGCTTCATTACGACGATGCGGTCAAAATGCTGCAGGATGGCCACGCAAAAGGCGAGCTTGAGAACCGGTTCGAGTGGGGCGGCGACTTCGGCGCTCCGGACGAAACGTACCTGTCGAATCAATTCGGCAAACCGGTCTTTGTCCACCACTTCCCCGCCGCGATCAAGGGATTTTATTTCGAGGTCGATAAAGATGACCCGAAATACGCCCTCGGCATCGACCTGCTTGCCCCTGAAGGCTACGGCGAGATCATCGGCGGCGGCGAACGTGCCGCTTCGCTCGAATATCTCGAAACACAGCTAAAACGCCATGACCTGCCGCAGGAAGTCTTCGAATGGTATCTCGACCTTCGCCGCTACGGCAGCGTGCCGCACGCGGGCTTCGGCATGGGAATCGAACGCTGCACCGCCTGGATGGCCGGCATCGAACACGTCCGCGAAACGATCCCATTTCCGAGGATGCTCTATCGCCTGAGACCGTAA
- a CDS encoding ABC transporter ATP-binding protein, whose product MSDEPKKKVNYASAWYEARRIIWSARWRLSLGVILLLISRLASMVLPASIKSLGDEVFAKQNYGLLKWIALAIGVAAIVQGATGFALSQILGVAAQRAITEMRKRVQRHVERLPISYFDATQTGNLISRIMNDAEGIRNLVGTGLGQLFGSFFTAVVAIGVLFWLSWQMTAATLLILAVFGGALYLALRYLRPVFRDRGAITADVTGRLGESLGGIRIVKAYTAEKRQELAFARGAHQLFRNIASSVTGVSAIQSFSAVLVGAVALVMMVMGGNAVMSGAMTLGDLLMYIAFTFILAMPVFELTAIGTQMTEAFAGLDRIREVLNEPTEDDDDSQRASLGTIEGTIDFRDVHFEYDTNVPVLHGVSFHAEAGSTTALVGSSGSGKSTILSLVLNFIQPSAGAVMIDGKDLNSIKLRDYRRHLGVVLQDNFLFDGTILDNIRFANAQASIDEVKKMCVIANADEFIEKFPDGYKTLVGERGVKLSGGQRQRIAIARALLADPRILILDEATSSLDSESEALIQQGLNNLRRGRTTFVIAHRLSTIRSADQILVVEAGRIIERGSHRELLAMDGRYKQLYDKQYRFEQNLFVNPGEDFTGHAAETVAASKL is encoded by the coding sequence ATGTCTGACGAACCCAAGAAAAAGGTCAACTATGCCTCGGCGTGGTATGAGGCGAGGCGGATCATTTGGTCGGCGCGTTGGCGGCTGAGTTTGGGGGTCATTCTGCTTCTTATCTCGAGGCTTGCAAGCATGGTTTTGCCCGCCTCGATCAAGTCGCTGGGCGACGAGGTTTTCGCGAAGCAGAACTACGGCCTCCTGAAATGGATCGCACTTGCGATCGGGGTTGCCGCAATTGTGCAGGGAGCCACGGGATTTGCTTTATCGCAGATCTTGGGCGTCGCGGCACAGCGTGCGATCACGGAAATGCGCAAACGGGTTCAGCGGCACGTCGAACGCCTTCCGATCTCGTACTTCGACGCTACGCAGACCGGCAATTTGATCTCGCGGATAATGAACGACGCCGAAGGGATACGCAATCTTGTCGGCACCGGGCTCGGCCAGCTTTTTGGGAGCTTCTTCACGGCTGTCGTGGCTATCGGCGTGCTTTTTTGGCTTAGCTGGCAAATGACGGCGGCAACCCTTTTGATCTTGGCGGTGTTCGGCGGTGCGTTGTACCTTGCCCTCAGATATCTGCGGCCGGTCTTCCGCGACCGCGGAGCTATCACCGCAGACGTTACCGGACGCCTCGGCGAATCGCTCGGCGGCATCCGCATCGTAAAAGCGTACACGGCAGAAAAACGCCAGGAACTCGCGTTCGCACGCGGCGCTCATCAGCTCTTTCGCAATATCGCAAGCTCGGTTACCGGCGTCTCAGCGATACAATCCTTCTCGGCAGTGCTTGTCGGCGCAGTGGCTCTCGTAATGATGGTAATGGGCGGGAACGCCGTGATGTCGGGCGCAATGACGCTCGGCGACCTGCTGATGTATATCGCGTTCACGTTCATTCTTGCCATGCCGGTCTTTGAGCTGACCGCCATCGGAACGCAGATGACCGAGGCTTTCGCGGGCCTCGACCGCATCCGAGAAGTGCTCAACGAACCGACCGAGGACGACGATGACTCACAGCGGGCCTCGCTCGGCACGATCGAGGGCACGATCGACTTCCGCGATGTCCATTTCGAGTACGACACGAATGTTCCCGTGCTCCATGGCGTCTCGTTTCATGCCGAAGCAGGCTCCACCACCGCACTTGTAGGCTCCAGCGGCTCCGGAAAATCAACGATCTTGTCGCTCGTGCTCAATTTCATACAGCCGAGTGCCGGCGCCGTGATGATCGACGGCAAGGACCTCAATTCGATAAAGCTCCGCGACTATCGGCGGCATCTTGGAGTCGTTTTGCAGGATAACTTCCTGTTCGACGGCACGATCCTCGATAATATCCGCTTCGCCAACGCTCAGGCGAGCATCGACGAGGTCAAGAAAATGTGCGTCATCGCCAATGCGGACGAGTTCATCGAGAAGTTCCCGGACGGCTACAAGACACTCGTGGGCGAGCGCGGCGTAAAGCTCTCCGGCGGCCAGCGGCAGCGGATCGCCATCGCAAGGGCACTGCTTGCCGACCCTCGTATCCTCATCCTCGACGAAGCAACCTCATCGCTCGACTCGGAATCCGAAGCCCTTATCCAACAGGGCTTGAACAATCTGCGCCGCGGCAGGACAACGTTCGTTATCGCCCACCGTCTGTCAACCATCCGAAGCGCCGATCAGATACTCGTCGTCGAAGCCGGACGGATCATCGAACGCGGCAGCCACCGCGAACTGCTCGCTATGGACGGAAGATACAAACAGCTTTATGATAAACAATACCGATTTGAGCAGAATCTATTCGTGAATCCGGGCGAGGACTTTACCGGACACGCCGCCGAGACCGTCGCGGCATCGAAACTGTAA
- a CDS encoding phosphotransferase, with amino-acid sequence MEESPLEERLRQFLAARNVTSPIRPLTADASTREFFRIEWQGTTAVACVYPEPFDPAEQPYIDVTHLFLAAHLPVAGIYDVDGGLGVIIQEDLGDRILRDVLIEKMHTEDERSLREAISLIARIQTATELAYEMNSVASRLKFDTEKLLWELSFFKEHYFTTYRKTPLDERTDRRLSEEFAELSRLLEGYASVLCHRDFHAANLMIDPQGKMRIIDHQDARIGAPAYDLVSLLLDRITEPPSPEWLAEKRLYFLDMRRKFGLPKIDEGDFAYQFRLQTLQRCLKAAGTFSYQSAMRGKAYFEPFILPMFRIVLRSSRNISGFPTLISVLEKELAAHSADIPN; translated from the coding sequence ATGGAAGAGTCGCCGCTAGAAGAAAGGCTCCGGCAGTTTCTTGCCGCTCGAAACGTCACATCGCCTATCCGGCCGCTCACGGCGGATGCTTCGACGCGTGAATTCTTTCGCATCGAATGGCAAGGCACGACGGCCGTCGCCTGCGTATATCCCGAACCTTTCGATCCGGCCGAGCAGCCTTACATCGATGTTACGCACCTCTTCCTTGCAGCCCATCTGCCTGTTGCGGGTATTTACGATGTTGACGGCGGCCTCGGCGTTATCATCCAAGAGGATCTCGGCGACAGGATACTTCGCGATGTCCTGATCGAGAAAATGCACACCGAGGACGAACGCTCGCTCCGTGAGGCGATATCGCTGATCGCACGTATTCAGACGGCAACCGAGCTTGCGTATGAGATGAATTCCGTCGCGTCGAGGCTAAAATTCGATACCGAAAAGCTGCTGTGGGAGCTGTCGTTCTTTAAGGAGCACTACTTCACGACGTATCGAAAGACGCCGCTCGACGAAAGGACGGATCGGCGGCTTTCGGAGGAATTTGCCGAACTGTCGCGGCTGCTCGAAGGCTATGCGAGCGTGTTGTGTCATCGCGATTTTCACGCCGCGAATTTGATGATCGACCCGCAAGGCAAGATGCGGATCATTGACCATCAGGACGCACGTATCGGTGCGCCCGCTTACGACCTTGTCTCGCTTTTGCTCGATCGGATAACGGAACCGCCGTCACCGGAATGGCTTGCCGAGAAGCGCCTGTATTTCCTTGATATGCGGCGCAAGTTCGGGCTGCCGAAGATCGACGAAGGCGACTTTGCGTATCAGTTCAGGCTTCAGACGCTGCAGCGATGCCTAAAGGCCGCCGGGACATTCTCCTATCAATCGGCTATGCGCGGCAAGGCATATTTCGAGCCGTTCATTCTGCCGATGTTCCGTATCGTATTGCGGTCGTCGCGAAATATCAGCGGCTTTCCCACGCTTATCAGTGTTCTGGAAAAGGAACTTGCGGCCCATTCGGCTGACATCCCGAATTGA
- a CDS encoding NDP-sugar synthase — translation MKAMILAAGFGTRLFPLTIDRTKPAIPFLGKPLVGYVAEYIARFGITQFVVNLHHQPHSVIEALGDGSTFGVDIRYSIEEPDILGTAGALRHAHSLLGDETFLLVNGKIITDIDISAVIETHKASGALATMVLKENHKREKFTVVETDGAFIKRFGPHATPVTEAELRDVEHDIPVPLMFTGIHVVEPQLLDLIPDNRFSDIVTDVYIPMLHGGEKIAAHVAEGEWYELSTIPRYLDISLAMMKSGNVHFGHNCTMNGTTNVKDSVIWDNVTIGDGVSLYRTIIADDVVIPDAEHFENAAIVRADMVRGCSEIPERALRGYVQGENYIVPLN, via the coding sequence GGCGGGCTTTGGCACGCGGCTTTTTCCACTCACCATCGATCGTACAAAGCCGGCGATACCGTTCCTCGGCAAGCCGCTTGTAGGCTATGTAGCCGAGTACATTGCACGCTTTGGCATCACGCAATTCGTCGTAAATCTGCATCATCAGCCGCATTCCGTTATCGAAGCGTTGGGCGACGGGAGCACATTCGGGGTCGATATCCGCTATTCGATCGAGGAGCCGGATATTCTCGGCACTGCGGGTGCTCTTCGGCACGCACATTCCCTGCTCGGTGATGAAACATTCCTGCTTGTGAACGGGAAGATCATCACGGATATCGACATAAGTGCGGTTATTGAGACACACAAGGCGTCCGGTGCTCTTGCCACGATGGTGCTCAAGGAAAATCATAAACGCGAGAAGTTCACCGTCGTTGAGACCGACGGCGCATTTATAAAGCGATTCGGACCGCATGCGACACCCGTAACCGAAGCCGAGTTGCGCGATGTCGAGCACGACATACCCGTGCCGCTTATGTTTACGGGCATTCATGTGGTCGAGCCGCAACTGCTTGACCTTATTCCCGATAACAGATTCTCCGACATTGTTACGGACGTCTATATCCCGATGCTTCACGGCGGCGAAAAGATCGCGGCACACGTCGCCGAAGGCGAGTGGTACGAACTTTCGACGATCCCTCGCTATCTCGACATATCACTTGCGATGATGAAAAGCGGCAATGTCCACTTCGGCCATAACTGCACGATGAACGGCACAACGAACGTAAAGGATTCGGTGATATGGGATAACGTCACCATCGGCGACGGCGTCAGCCTCTATCGAACGATCATTGCCGATGATGTCGTCATCCCGGATGCTGAACACTTTGAGAATGCGGCCATAGTCCGCGCCGACATGGTCCGAGGCTGCAGTGAGATCCCTGAAAGGGCACTTCGCGGCTACGTGCAGGGAGAAAACTACATAGTTCCGCTGAATTAG